ACCGCCGCGCAGAAGGCGGCGGACGGGGTGGAAGGCGCCTACGAAATCCATGTTGCCCAGATGTCCGAGAGGTTCGGGCCGGGCCTGTTCAGAAGGATCGAGATCCATGAGTGAGACGACGCATTTCGCACTTCCGCTGCTCCAGCCCGCGCAGGCGCAGAAACATGTGACGGTGAACGAGGCGCTCGCCCGCCTCGACGGGCTGGTGCAGCTTTCGCTGAAATCCGTGACCGCCGGAACGCCGCCCGCAACCGCGGCGGAGGGCGATGCCTATGGTGTCGGGCCGGGGGCGGTGAACGGCTGGGCCGGGCATGAGGGCGAGATCGCGCTTTTCGTGAACGGCGGCTGGGTTTTCCTGCCGGCGCGGCGCGGGATGCGGGCCTATGTCGCGGACCAGCGGGGCTGGGCGGGGCATGACGGCGGCGGCTGGGTCACCGGGCTCCAGACCCTGTCCGCCCATGGCGCGGGCATGGTTTTCCGTGTGATCGAGCTCGACCACACGCTCGCGCCGGGTGCGCGCTCCGCGATCGCGGCCGCGCTGCCGGGGCAATCGGTGGTCTACGGGGTCACGGGGCGGGTGCTGGCGGAGATCACCGGGGCGGGGCTCACCGGGTTCTCGCTCGGCGTGGCGGCGTCGGCGAACCGCTACGGCTCCGGCCTGTCGGCGGCGCGGGGGAGCTGGCTGCGCGGGCTCACCGGCACGCCGCTGACCTATTATGCGCCCGAGGATCTCGTGCTGACCGCGGAGGGCGGGGAATTTGCCGGCGGCGCGATCCGCCTTGCGATCCATTGCGCGCAATTCGCGCTGCCCTCGGAGTGAGGCGGATCTGCCCTGCCTGCCCCGACCCGGCCTCCGGTTCGGGGATTTTTGCGCCACATCCGGTTCAATTGTCCGCGCAACGGCTTGCGTTTTGGCCCGCACCCCTATCTA
The nucleotide sequence above comes from Celeribacter indicus. Encoded proteins:
- a CDS encoding DUF2793 domain-containing protein codes for the protein MSETTHFALPLLQPAQAQKHVTVNEALARLDGLVQLSLKSVTAGTPPATAAEGDAYGVGPGAVNGWAGHEGEIALFVNGGWVFLPARRGMRAYVADQRGWAGHDGGGWVTGLQTLSAHGAGMVFRVIELDHTLAPGARSAIAAALPGQSVVYGVTGRVLAEITGAGLTGFSLGVAASANRYGSGLSAARGSWLRGLTGTPLTYYAPEDLVLTAEGGEFAGGAIRLAIHCAQFALPSE